Proteins encoded within one genomic window of Petrotoga sp. 9PWA.NaAc.5.4:
- a CDS encoding ATP-dependent helicase, protein MSNEVNHEILNVKNKVPPFLEKVLDEEQIEAVIKSRGKSIIVAGPGSGKTRVITYKIAYLFHLGIKPENILLVTYTRAAAKQMIERVKQVTNVDTKNMLAGTFHHICNTILRKYATVIGYRNDYTILDSQDSKDLLKIARSEYVQEVDDRYKLPKEEVIMKIISYSCNTLTSLRESLSEVAPYLLEYENDIEQIWSIYSRLKKDMNAMDYDDLLVNTLQLFMTHRDILKKIAEQFQYVLVDEFQDTNKIQIDLIKALSSVHGNLIVVGDDSQSIYSFRGADFKNIKKFIEEEDTKIFKIQTNYRSTAELVNFINYLLPSNSVPKTLKSYRKSYLKPFIIETFDDLEQADAVVKIIKEKVEEGLNYEDIAIIYRSHSLSMAVQQKLDVSGIPYKILSGLKFTETAHIKDIISFLKITYNIFDRISWMRILKLFAGIGDRTATKIYNRIEETLMNEPTKNFLEVLETTPLSKNKDALKFLQKLFESKDKKPNEVIDLIYEDFYKEYSYLSFDDAKLRNMDIERFSEIASRYNSIASFLDELTLSEDVRIIESGVNEKKDLITLTTVHQAKGLEWKVVIIISVNPGDFPNGLAIKENKLDEEERLFYVAITRAKDELYIIKQLTGTTNPFIKNSFFFVKKENDFIKKIPDEIINKMRIHYR, encoded by the coding sequence ATGTCAAATGAAGTAAATCATGAAATTTTGAATGTAAAAAATAAAGTTCCTCCCTTTTTAGAAAAAGTTTTGGATGAAGAACAAATTGAAGCTGTAATAAAATCAAGGGGTAAATCGATAATAGTGGCTGGTCCGGGTTCTGGTAAAACGAGAGTTATTACCTATAAAATAGCTTATCTATTTCATTTAGGCATAAAGCCTGAAAATATTCTTCTTGTGACATATACAAGAGCAGCGGCAAAACAGATGATAGAAAGAGTGAAACAAGTAACTAATGTTGATACAAAGAATATGTTGGCAGGAACATTTCATCATATATGTAACACAATTTTACGAAAATATGCTACAGTCATTGGTTATCGTAACGACTATACGATTTTAGATTCGCAAGATTCAAAAGATTTATTAAAAATAGCAAGAAGTGAATATGTTCAAGAAGTGGATGATAGATATAAGCTCCCGAAAGAAGAAGTAATTATGAAAATTATAAGTTATTCTTGTAATACTTTGACATCTTTAAGGGAAAGTCTTTCGGAAGTTGCGCCTTATTTGTTAGAATATGAAAATGACATTGAACAAATATGGAGCATATATTCACGATTAAAAAAAGATATGAACGCAATGGATTATGACGATTTGTTAGTTAACACCTTGCAACTTTTTATGACTCATCGAGATATATTAAAAAAAATTGCCGAACAGTTTCAATATGTATTAGTTGACGAATTTCAAGATACAAACAAGATCCAAATTGATTTAATAAAAGCACTTTCAAGTGTTCATGGTAATTTAATAGTTGTCGGTGACGATTCTCAAAGTATATATTCTTTTAGAGGAGCAGACTTCAAAAATATAAAAAAATTTATAGAAGAAGAAGATACTAAAATTTTTAAAATACAAACAAATTATAGAAGCACAGCGGAACTTGTAAATTTCATAAATTATTTGTTGCCTTCTAATTCAGTGCCAAAAACCTTAAAATCCTATAGAAAAAGTTATTTAAAACCTTTTATAATAGAAACTTTTGATGATTTGGAACAGGCTGATGCGGTTGTTAAAATCATAAAAGAGAAAGTTGAAGAAGGGTTAAATTACGAAGACATTGCAATAATTTATAGATCCCATTCGCTTTCTATGGCGGTTCAACAAAAATTAGATGTAAGCGGCATTCCCTATAAAATATTGTCAGGTCTAAAATTTACAGAAACTGCTCATATTAAAGATATAATAAGCTTTTTGAAGATTACTTATAACATTTTTGATAGAATCTCTTGGATGAGGATTTTAAAGTTATTTGCAGGAATTGGGGACAGGACGGCAACTAAAATATATAATAGAATAGAAGAAACGTTAATGAATGAGCCTACAAAGAATTTTTTGGAGGTATTGGAAACTACACCTCTGAGTAAAAATAAAGATGCGTTGAAATTTTTGCAAAAGCTTTTTGAAAGTAAAGATAAAAAACCAAATGAAGTAATTGATTTAATATACGAAGACTTTTATAAAGAATATTCGTATTTGTCTTTCGATGATGCAAAATTAAGGAATATGGATATTGAACGTTTTAGTGAAATTGCTTCTCGTTATAATTCTATAGCTTCTTTTTTAGATGAGTTAACTTTGAGTGAAGATGTAAGAATAATAGAAAGCGGTGTGAATGAAAAGAAAGATCTTATAACTTTAACTACAGTTCATCAAGCTAAAGGTCTTGAATGGAAAGTCGTAATAATTATTTCTGTAAATCCAGGAGATTTTCCCAATGGTTTAGCAATAAAAGAGAATAAACTCGATGAAGAAGAGAGACTTTTTTATGTTGCTATTACTCGAGCTAAAGATGAACTTTACATTATAAAACAACTGACGGGAACAACAAATCCTTTTATAAAAAATTCATTTTTCTTTGTAAAAAAAGAAAATGATTTTATTAAAAAAATACCTGATGAAATAATCAACAAGATGAGAATTCATTATAGATAG
- the rpoD gene encoding RNA polymerase sigma factor RpoD has protein sequence MQKVKTQTTFSEIIEDIEKVEFIGKDQIIIKRDKDKYISQLEKGLDRLLKLAKEKDNVITYKDIDDCIPEELADVIDSEFLEKIHEKLETEGIQIIENSLEDNDLDERDSFYSEDLDFLFEQTDSQVFDNNLTNEPIKIYLREIGKIKLLTPSKERQLAIRAKKGDKKAKDELVKANLRLVISIAKRYTGRGLSFLDLIQEGNIGLMKAVDKFDWKKGFKFSTYATWWIRQAITRAIADQARTIRIPVHLVETINRMNKVIREYLQENGEYPSTEELARLLDKPLEKMDEILLATKETISVDAPIGNSEDEESYIGDFLEDVNAEKPEETAVRMILREEIEKVLETLRPKEAAVLKMRYGLLDGKMKTLEEVGAFFNVTRERIRQIEVKALRKLRHPSRSMQLKEISDMIDKKGL, from the coding sequence ATGCAAAAAGTTAAAACACAGACCACTTTTTCTGAAATCATCGAAGACATTGAGAAAGTTGAGTTTATAGGAAAAGATCAGATAATAATAAAAAGAGATAAAGATAAATATATAAGTCAGTTAGAAAAAGGATTAGATAGATTATTAAAATTAGCGAAAGAAAAAGATAATGTCATAACTTATAAAGATATAGATGATTGCATACCTGAAGAATTAGCAGATGTCATAGATAGCGAATTTTTGGAAAAAATACATGAGAAGTTGGAAACTGAGGGTATACAAATTATAGAAAATTCATTGGAAGATAATGATTTGGATGAAAGAGATAGTTTTTATAGTGAAGATTTAGATTTTCTTTTTGAACAAACAGATTCTCAAGTATTTGACAACAATTTAACAAATGAACCAATAAAGATATATTTAAGGGAAATAGGTAAGATAAAACTTTTGACTCCTTCAAAAGAAAGGCAATTAGCGATTAGAGCAAAAAAAGGCGACAAAAAAGCAAAAGATGAACTCGTAAAAGCCAATTTAAGATTGGTTATCAGTATAGCCAAAAGATATACTGGAAGAGGTTTAAGTTTTTTAGATTTAATTCAAGAAGGAAATATCGGGTTAATGAAAGCTGTTGATAAATTTGATTGGAAAAAAGGATTCAAGTTTTCTACTTATGCGACTTGGTGGATAAGACAAGCTATTACAAGGGCTATAGCTGATCAGGCAAGAACCATAAGAATACCTGTGCATTTAGTGGAAACTATTAATAGAATGAATAAAGTTATAAGAGAATATTTACAAGAAAATGGAGAGTATCCATCAACAGAAGAACTTGCACGATTGTTAGATAAACCGTTAGAAAAGATGGATGAGATTCTTTTGGCAACCAAAGAAACGATTTCTGTTGATGCCCCTATTGGTAACTCAGAAGATGAAGAGTCTTACATAGGGGACTTCTTAGAGGATGTAAATGCTGAAAAGCCGGAAGAAACAGCTGTTCGAATGATATTAAGAGAAGAGATAGAAAAAGTTTTAGAAACATTAAGGCCTAAGGAAGCAGCTGTCCTAAAGATGAGGTATGGATTATTAGATGGTAAAATGAAAACCTTAGAGGAAGTAGGGGCTTTTTTTAATGTTACAAGAGAAAGAATAAGACAGATAGAAGTGAAAGCTTTAAGAAAATTGAGACATCCCAGTAGAAGCATGCAACTTAAAGAAATAAGCGACATGATAGATAAAAAAGGGCTTTGA
- the dnaG gene encoding DNA primase, which yields MKKDYDNIRKVIDEIKNKVDIVDFVNSYLSLNKKGKNYSALCPFHTEDTPSFYIFPDTQTFHCFGCGAHGDVITFLEKYEQISFLEALKKLGSYAGITVELNQNSVPDEILLNEEVSKLYTNTLLNLPSYSSVWKYLNKRGIDKDLVEEFELGFANGNEVKKVLEENMFDKQIAINNRLILEDKEFFYNRLIIPIRDNSGLLVGFSGRLINENENLPKYINSSENRFFKKSKILYMYYKTKKFIKENDFAIIVEGYFDVISLYKLGFKNTTAILGSSFTKDHALDILKSTNKIITMYDMDEAGKKATLSTIEALYSKDFQIAVAKYPAKDPDELVKKKDKSYIAEILKTSYKFHEFIVDYYAEKYDLSNDFGLEKFLQEMTIWYKKFENAGRLSYLNSFLEVVSEKTLKDKNYIQKIFERASNFINKEPLGLKKNDSFLANNQLSLEKGIRYDIAKSYLYLWIKYPQYQNILKDFFNEKDFQDSVIKEFLKLMEENNNLGFILENASPELSNLITEIWKIDYYFDPERILSSLKESIKRFRINRQIEELKNKLHMAEEPSEKTQIVSQIISLYSKLKTIN from the coding sequence ATGAAAAAAGATTATGATAATATCAGAAAAGTAATTGACGAAATTAAGAATAAAGTAGACATTGTAGATTTCGTCAATTCTTATTTATCTTTGAACAAAAAAGGTAAGAATTATTCTGCCTTATGTCCTTTTCATACTGAAGATACTCCTTCTTTTTATATTTTTCCAGATACACAAACTTTTCATTGTTTTGGATGTGGGGCGCATGGAGATGTAATAACTTTTTTAGAAAAATATGAGCAGATTAGTTTTTTAGAAGCTTTAAAAAAATTGGGATCTTATGCAGGAATCACGGTTGAGTTAAATCAAAATTCTGTTCCTGATGAAATTCTTTTAAATGAAGAAGTTTCAAAGCTTTATACCAATACTCTTTTAAATTTGCCATCTTATAGTTCAGTTTGGAAGTATTTAAATAAAAGAGGTATTGATAAGGATTTAGTTGAAGAGTTTGAGTTGGGGTTTGCAAATGGTAATGAAGTAAAAAAAGTTCTTGAAGAAAACATGTTTGATAAGCAGATTGCAATTAATAACAGGTTGATTTTAGAGGATAAAGAATTTTTTTATAACCGTTTGATTATACCGATTAGAGATAATTCGGGATTGTTGGTAGGATTTTCCGGAAGACTAATAAACGAAAATGAAAATCTTCCAAAATATATAAATTCTTCTGAAAATCGATTTTTTAAAAAATCAAAGATTTTGTATATGTATTACAAGACAAAAAAATTTATAAAAGAAAATGATTTTGCAATAATAGTAGAAGGTTATTTTGATGTAATTTCTCTTTACAAATTAGGATTTAAAAATACAACTGCAATTTTAGGTTCTTCTTTTACTAAAGATCATGCTCTTGATATTTTAAAGTCTACAAATAAAATAATAACGATGTATGACATGGATGAAGCTGGTAAAAAAGCTACTTTATCTACTATAGAAGCCTTATATTCTAAAGATTTTCAAATAGCAGTAGCTAAATATCCGGCGAAGGATCCTGATGAGTTAGTTAAGAAAAAAGATAAGAGTTATATAGCAGAAATACTAAAAACTTCGTATAAATTTCATGAGTTTATTGTAGATTATTATGCCGAAAAATATGATTTGAGCAATGATTTTGGATTGGAAAAATTTTTACAAGAGATGACTATCTGGTACAAAAAATTTGAGAATGCTGGAAGATTAAGTTATTTAAACAGTTTTTTAGAAGTCGTTTCTGAAAAAACTTTAAAAGATAAAAACTACATACAAAAAATCTTTGAAAGGGCTTCTAATTTTATAAATAAAGAACCTCTTGGACTGAAAAAAAACGATTCATTTCTTGCAAATAATCAATTATCTTTGGAAAAAGGAATAAGATACGATATTGCAAAGTCTTACTTATACCTTTGGATAAAATATCCACAGTATCAGAATATATTAAAAGATTTCTTTAACGAAAAAGATTTTCAAGATAGTGTAATTAAAGAATTTTTAAAATTGATGGAAGAAAACAATAATCTTGGGTTCATATTAGAAAATGCTTCTCCTGAATTAAGTAATTTGATAACAGAAATATGGAAAATTGACTATTATTTTGATCCAGAAAGGATTTTATCTTCCTTAAAAGAAAGCATTAAGCGTTTTAGAATTAATAGACAAATAGAAGAGCTGAAAAATAAGTTGCATATGGCTGAAGAACCATCAGAAAAAACGCAGATAGTTTCCCAAATAATAAGTTTATACAGCAAGCTTAAAACTATAAATTGA
- the rpsI gene encoding 30S ribosomal protein S9, with translation MADLVEYYGTGRRKTSVARVHLRPGTGKVKVNGKEYEKLVDYLIGNEVWEIAALKPLYVTNLKDQFDLVIRVNGGGLSGQAGAISLGIARALLQYDQSLRPILKKEGLLKRDPREVERKKYGLRKARKRPQFSKR, from the coding sequence ATGGCGGATCTTGTTGAATATTATGGAACAGGTAGGAGAAAAACTTCAGTTGCAAGAGTTCATTTGAGGCCGGGAACCGGTAAAGTTAAAGTAAATGGTAAAGAATATGAAAAATTGGTTGATTATCTTATAGGAAACGAAGTATGGGAAATAGCGGCTTTAAAGCCACTCTATGTTACAAATTTAAAAGATCAATTTGATTTAGTGATAAGAGTAAATGGTGGAGGTTTAAGTGGTCAAGCCGGAGCTATTAGTTTAGGAATAGCAAGAGCGTTACTTCAATACGATCAATCATTGAGGCCTATTTTGAAAAAAGAAGGTCTTTTAAAGAGAGATCCCAGGGAAGTCGAGAGGAAAAAATACGGTTTAAGAAAAGCAAGAAAAAGACCACAATTTTCCAAGAGATAA
- the rplM gene encoding 50S ribosomal protein L13, giving the protein MNSKLVQPSYQAKKGQIKREWYLVDAEGHTLGRIASRVSKILQGKHKPIYTPHVDTGDFVIIVNADKINLSGKKEAQKVYRHYSGYPGGLKEISYEKMITRQPEKVLRLAIKGMMPKTILGKQMIKKLKIYSGPNHPHQAQNPKKIDLEKI; this is encoded by the coding sequence TTGAATTCCAAATTAGTTCAGCCCTCTTATCAAGCTAAGAAAGGGCAAATAAAAAGAGAGTGGTATTTGGTGGATGCAGAAGGTCATACTCTTGGAAGAATTGCTTCAAGAGTATCTAAAATATTACAAGGTAAACATAAGCCAATTTACACACCTCATGTAGACACAGGTGATTTTGTTATTATTGTAAATGCAGATAAAATAAATTTATCTGGGAAAAAAGAAGCTCAAAAAGTTTATAGACATTATAGTGGATATCCGGGTGGATTGAAAGAAATTTCGTATGAAAAAATGATTACGCGTCAGCCGGAAAAGGTATTAAGATTAGCTATTAAAGGTATGATGCCAAAAACTATCTTAGGGAAACAGATGATAAAAAAATTAAAAATATATTCGGGGCCAAATCATCCACATCAAGCACAAAATCCTAAGAAGATAGATTTAGAAAAAATTTAA
- a CDS encoding ECF transporter S component: MKSRRLALIGIFGALSFLLTFIEFPIIPLLPFLKFDPSDSLIILMTMVYGYVPGFFTLIIKSFLFIFRSGDGGLIGIFMNFIAGTTFITLLYFLKNKIKINIWINYVITSILTGIVAYLLNYFVSIPIYTNQPTDMFVNSLGINLQIFFWLVLLFNFIKFFADSLIAHIIFKKTKITNYALLK; encoded by the coding sequence ATGAAAAGTCGTAGATTGGCTTTGATAGGTATATTTGGCGCATTATCGTTCCTTTTAACTTTTATAGAATTTCCCATTATACCTTTATTGCCTTTTTTAAAATTTGATCCAAGTGACAGTTTAATAATCTTGATGACCATGGTATATGGTTATGTGCCTGGTTTTTTCACTTTGATAATAAAGAGCTTTTTGTTTATTTTTCGATCAGGTGACGGTGGGCTCATAGGAATTTTCATGAATTTTATCGCAGGTACTACTTTCATTACTCTTTTATACTTTTTAAAAAACAAAATTAAAATTAATATATGGATCAATTATGTTATAACTTCAATTCTAACAGGAATAGTAGCTTATTTATTAAATTATTTTGTTTCTATACCTATTTATACTAATCAACCTACTGATATGTTTGTTAATAGTTTGGGAATAAATTTGCAAATATTTTTTTGGTTAGTGTTACTTTTTAATTTCATTAAGTTTTTTGCTGACTCATTGATTGCTCATATTATTTTTAAGAAAACTAAGATTACTAATTACGCGCTTTTAAAGTAG
- the rpmA gene encoding 50S ribosomal protein L27 → MKINLQLFAKKSSDWNKKDSNPKYLGVKASEGKRVNAGSIIVRQRGTKIHPGNNVGLGRDFTIYAKINGVVKFETKNNRKYVSVYDQERV, encoded by the coding sequence ATGAAAATTAATTTACAACTTTTCGCAAAAAAAAGTTCAGATTGGAATAAAAAAGATAGTAATCCTAAATATCTTGGTGTAAAAGCATCTGAAGGCAAAAGAGTAAATGCGGGATCAATAATAGTTAGACAAAGGGGTACAAAAATACATCCGGGAAATAATGTTGGATTGGGAAGAGATTTCACCATTTATGCAAAAATTAATGGGGTTGTAAAATTTGAGACAAAAAATAATAGAAAATATGTAAGTGTATATGATCAAGAAAGAGTGTAA
- a CDS encoding ribosomal-processing cysteine protease Prp: protein MIKVIYYYSQMPRVEIRGHALFSSYGRDIVCSAVSSLSQFVAEILKREGVGDYNKADGYLEIKVTKSTDFSIKMIYYLIESLKSISKDYPRNIKVEVRS from the coding sequence ATGATAAAGGTAATTTATTATTATTCGCAAATGCCTCGAGTTGAGATAAGGGGACATGCTCTCTTTTCATCTTATGGAAGAGATATAGTTTGTAGTGCAGTTAGTTCTTTATCACAATTTGTAGCCGAAATATTAAAAAGAGAAGGCGTGGGTGATTATAATAAAGCCGATGGATATTTAGAAATTAAAGTTACAAAGAGTACGGATTTTTCCATAAAAATGATATATTACTTAATTGAAAGTTTGAAGTCAATATCTAAGGATTATCCAAGAAATATCAAAGTGGAGGTTAGATCATGA
- the rplU gene encoding 50S ribosomal protein L21 produces MYAIVDVGGKQYKVEEEQIIYVEKVKSVEAGDEITLDKVLFLKTDENSKVGTPYVDGAKVVAEVVEHGKDRKVQIVKFEGRKNYRRKKGHRQPYTALKVKEIQG; encoded by the coding sequence GTGTACGCTATTGTTGATGTTGGTGGTAAGCAATATAAAGTAGAAGAAGAGCAGATTATATATGTAGAAAAAGTAAAAAGCGTTGAAGCTGGCGATGAAATTACATTAGATAAAGTATTATTCTTAAAAACTGATGAAAATTCTAAAGTGGGAACCCCTTACGTTGATGGCGCTAAAGTTGTAGCTGAAGTTGTTGAACATGGCAAGGATAGGAAAGTTCAAATAGTAAAATTTGAGGGAAGAAAAAATTATAGACGAAAAAAAGGTCATAGACAACCATACACTGCATTAAAAGTCAAAGAAATTCAAGGATAA
- a CDS encoding transglycosylase domain-containing protein encodes MIFPTKYEYVKLEDVPVELIYILLWSEDRDFFEHNGISLKALTRAALINIKNFSIVQGGSTLTQQLAKTVYLTNERNIKRKVMDIMLAFFLERAYTKEEILEGYINSVYLGNDISGFGAASKRYFGKDVENLNIEEMLVLVGIINGPEIYNPYKYPERAKEQAHILLNSLPDNFLMNSKESIAQEIDNLIFYSPSSSSQDKYLNLIYRIKSEEKQIGLAGGGYTIKTTYNKNLFDSVSLDASSSAIVLNNKTGEILSFWGGEFDTFYSKRQIGSAIKPFYYLLAFEKGYQDYTVLPDQPMKFGDWQPKNFDNTFRGSVTLKEALINSINIPSIYLAMHIDISPQKSIETITNFLLQDIGLIGNYPNDLTISLGTVETSPHDLAKAYTIFPNYGIIPSTYVISEVYDRKGNLIYKRYPKIERKVNSIKNESYSKMNSLLRSVVLEGTAKSANIKDIELHGKTGTSEESAWFVGYTGKEVFSVIVKGKNILSSTTAVPIAKNIAMSFLYLGESKGVPVFSSLQDLNAAISFFDDPLEFIASGKDVLTFLNSIKLNYSYFELKEKIKDSVSSIEFIYPDVAKLVLQWEEENLVDFLEDPYAFIQNGYDLKSYLDNLTLNQNILQKLQEIYYQLKYIYPDQAKIVEDFLSSKNLADFF; translated from the coding sequence ATGATTTTTCCGACTAAATATGAGTATGTGAAATTGGAAGATGTCCCAGTAGAACTAATTTATATTCTTCTATGGTCAGAAGATAGAGATTTTTTTGAACATAATGGTATTAGCCTTAAAGCTTTAACAAGAGCTGCATTGATAAACATAAAAAATTTTTCGATTGTTCAAGGTGGAAGTACTCTTACGCAACAATTAGCAAAAACGGTATATTTAACTAATGAAAGAAATATTAAAAGAAAGGTTATGGATATTATGTTGGCTTTTTTTTTAGAAAGGGCTTACACAAAAGAAGAAATTTTAGAAGGTTATATAAATAGTGTTTATTTAGGAAATGATATATCTGGGTTTGGTGCCGCATCTAAAAGATATTTCGGTAAAGATGTAGAAAATTTAAATATTGAGGAAATGTTGGTTTTGGTAGGTATAATAAATGGTCCTGAAATATATAATCCTTACAAATATCCAGAAAGGGCTAAAGAACAAGCCCATATTCTCTTAAATTCTCTCCCTGATAATTTTTTGATGAATAGTAAAGAGAGTATAGCACAAGAAATAGACAATTTAATTTTTTATTCTCCGTCTTCATCTTCGCAGGATAAGTATTTGAATTTAATATACAGAATAAAATCTGAAGAAAAACAGATCGGATTAGCTGGTGGTGGTTATACAATAAAAACAACTTATAATAAAAACCTTTTTGATTCTGTCAGCTTAGATGCCAGTTCTTCTGCAATTGTTCTAAACAATAAAACGGGGGAAATTTTAAGTTTTTGGGGTGGAGAGTTTGATACGTTTTATTCTAAGAGACAAATAGGTTCGGCGATAAAGCCATTTTATTATCTTTTAGCTTTTGAAAAAGGATATCAAGATTATACGGTTTTACCCGATCAACCTATGAAATTTGGTGATTGGCAACCAAAAAATTTTGATAATACTTTTAGAGGAAGTGTGACTTTAAAAGAAGCCCTCATAAATTCTATAAATATTCCTTCTATTTATTTGGCGATGCACATTGATATTTCTCCTCAAAAATCTATAGAAACGATAACCAATTTTCTTTTACAAGATATTGGGCTCATAGGTAATTATCCAAATGATTTAACTATATCTTTAGGGACAGTAGAGACAAGTCCACATGATTTAGCAAAAGCTTATACAATTTTTCCGAATTATGGAATAATTCCATCTACTTATGTAATTTCAGAAGTTTACGATAGAAAAGGGAACTTAATATACAAAAGATACCCTAAGATTGAAAGAAAAGTAAACAGTATAAAAAATGAAAGTTATTCAAAAATGAATTCGTTATTGAGAAGTGTCGTTTTGGAAGGAACTGCAAAATCCGCAAACATTAAGGATATTGAATTACATGGTAAAACAGGAACTTCTGAAGAATCTGCATGGTTTGTAGGATATACGGGAAAAGAAGTTTTTTCTGTTATTGTAAAAGGGAAAAATATTTTATCTTCAACAACGGCTGTACCTATTGCTAAGAATATAGCAATGTCATTTCTTTATTTGGGAGAAAGCAAAGGTGTTCCTGTGTTTTCGAGTTTGCAGGACCTGAATGCAGCAATTTCCTTTTTTGATGATCCACTTGAATTTATTGCCAGTGGAAAAGATGTTTTAACTTTTTTAAATTCTATAAAACTTAATTATTCTTATTTTGAGTTAAAAGAGAAGATAAAAGATTCTGTTAGTTCAATAGAGTTTATTTATCCAGACGTTGCTAAGTTAGTGCTCCAATGGGAAGAGGAAAACTTAGTTGATTTTTTAGAAGATCCTTATGCTTTTATACAAAATGGATATGATTTAAAGAGTTACCTGGATAATTTAACTCTTAATCAAAATATTTTGCAAAAGCTCCAAGAAATTTATTATCAGTTAAAATATATATATCCTGATCAGGCTAAAATAGTAGAAGATTTTTTGAGTAGTAAAAATCTTGCTGATTTTTTTTAA
- a CDS encoding YebC/PmpR family DNA-binding transcriptional regulator: protein MSGHNKWANIKQRKTTQDAKRSKMFTKLIRELTVAAREGGSDPEANPRLRTAIDNAKAANMPKDKIEAAIKKGTGELEGEELTEIMYEAYAPGGVALLISVVTDNKNRTAQELRHVLSKWGGSLAESGSVSWNFERKGLITVPKEEIEDLDEFMLATIESGAEDIDETADPIEIVTSPENLTKVRNTLKQMGYTVRDQLTYIPKTTVKLSEEDAEKLLKLLDALDDMDDVQEVYGNYDIADEVMEKLAANM from the coding sequence ATGTCAGGGCATAATAAGTGGGCAAATATAAAACAAAGAAAAACCACCCAAGATGCAAAAAGATCAAAAATGTTTACAAAGTTAATTAGAGAGCTTACTGTAGCCGCACGAGAAGGAGGCAGTGATCCCGAAGCTAATCCAAGATTAAGAACTGCGATAGATAACGCCAAAGCTGCTAATATGCCAAAAGATAAGATTGAAGCAGCTATAAAAAAAGGAACTGGTGAATTAGAAGGCGAAGAACTAACTGAAATAATGTACGAAGCGTATGCTCCAGGAGGAGTTGCATTACTTATTTCTGTAGTTACGGACAACAAGAATAGGACTGCTCAAGAACTAAGACATGTTTTATCAAAATGGGGAGGTTCCTTAGCCGAATCTGGATCAGTATCTTGGAACTTTGAACGCAAAGGCTTAATTACTGTCCCTAAAGAAGAAATAGAAGACTTAGATGAATTTATGCTTGCGACTATTGAATCTGGGGCTGAAGATATAGATGAAACTGCTGACCCTATTGAAATTGTTACTTCTCCAGAAAATTTGACAAAAGTCAGAAACACTTTAAAACAAATGGGATATACGGTGCGAGATCAATTAACTTATATCCCAAAAACTACCGTTAAATTATCCGAAGAAGATGCAGAAAAATTATTGAAATTGTTAGATGCGTTAGACGATATGGATGATGTTCAAGAAGTATACGGCAATTATGATATAGCTGATGAGGTTATGGAAAAATTGGCTGCAAATATGTAG